The genomic region acgggttcggtgactgccctcaagggtcTCTTAGTGGAGTCAGGTGCCCTGCATTGTGCAAggacgtgaggagaatacggtggctctAGTGGCatttttggggagcattgtgcctccacattgCTTTAATGGAGATtaacatccgcaagggtgtgaacttgggGATACATTGTCGTCTCCGCGCGTCTTGGTTATCttttacccgagctctttacttatgcgctTACTTTGTGATAGCCTTCGCGCTTGAAGTTATATATCTTgatatcacttagttgtttatcttacatagcataagttgttggtgcacataatTGAGCCTAGTATacttaggttttgtgcttgacaaattaaacgctaattttatttcgcatttgttcaagccccCAATCTAGGCGACATTCACATCCTTTCAGCAGGGAGCTTCAAAACCCGATCCATgcgcgcgaggaggaagaagatgaaactTCCCTCACGCGCTGACAATTGGGTTTGGAGCAAGCTCTAAATGAGGCCTCCACACCCTTCATACTTGGAGGCTACGAGGTTGCTTTTGGAGCGAGCTCCATAATTTTGACGATAGTGACACATACGCCGATTCTGCTAGAGTGACATTCTGTGTATTAATCATTATATTGACAATTATGATGATTTATTTGTCTAATAAATCGACTCTGTAGAGTAGCTATTGGTTACCTTTCCTCCCATGCGTGCACGCAGAAATCATGATGCATAGGGAGTGGACGTGCGCTCCTAATTGAATTTAGGGCACATGCTCTCAGCTTAGAATTACAAATGCTAATCCCTGCTCCGGCTTAGAATTTGTCAACTAATGCGGTAACGTTCAGCTGAGGAGAGACCGGGCGCTAGTTTAGCTCCTAGTACTTGTTAATTAACCCCGGGCGTGCATGACCGTTGGAGGATTATATTAGAATAACAATCAGGAGCATATCCATCATATGCAATGCGTTATACCGTCTATTATAGTTATTAAATGTTTCACTCTCGTACGTGCTGCTTTCTGTGTTTCAACTTGGGTTCTTCTGTGGCCAGATTGTGCTTGGTGATCTAAACGCCTTATATTTATTTACATAGAGAGTAGTAATTAATAGATAAGTCGTTGTTACTGCCTAAAACAAATGATGTTTGATGTAAAATATCGGTACGGAATTCCTGTCATGAGCGAGCATGAATGTACAAGTCTGACAAGATCCTTGTGCTAATTGTGGCGCTGTTGCTTTCAGATTGAAACTAATTGAAGGCCCCAACCAGTCGAGTCCAGACCATGCATCCTGTGCAAGCTTATGCACAATGATGGTGCTGAATAGCAAGGTGGACATGAGCATTAGCTAGCAGAAGCTGGTAGGTATTACAATCCAAGGCAAAGCACAAGCACAAGCGGCAGCAGGTCGGTCGACCGATCGATCATAAGAGAAAGTtagcgtgcgtgcatgcatgcattggtGGAAATTATCATTCATGATGCACTGCATTCTTGGGAATATTATGATTATGCTCATATCCTGGTCCATCCAGCTAATTATTTGCTATGCCGATGCATCAATTTCACCCACTCCTACTACTGCTCTTGTGTTTATCATCCATTCACTGGTCACTTGTAATTAGAGGTGTTGGCATGCATGTTTTGTTACCCTGCCCTTGGGATTTGTTTGTCTGGCCAAAATGGAACTAGACACAGATGTGGGAATGCATGAAGTGAAATGTTAAAGCAAATGAAGAATGGAAACAAACAAATGTGAGTTGTTCTGGAATGTGCAACAAGAGTCCAAGATGGGGGAAAGGGTAAAGCAAAAGAGGGAGAAGAGGGACAGGGGCAAGAAAggaaaagtgaaaaagaaaaggaagggaAAGAGGTCGCCATCACTGCCTCTGCCTGATGAGGTCTGTCTCTTTTGCCTGCTCAGCTCATCCCCTCTCCCAGCTGAGCTGAGGGCTCAAACAGCAGTAGAGAACACAATAGATACAAGAATACAACACAAGAGTCTTCCATTCCACTCCTCATCTTGTCTTTCTCCCACATCACAACAtcacaagtttctttcttctcttctcttctcttcagacAAGAACATCAGCCCGTCTTCTTAAGTAGGAATTCAGTTCGCCAATGGTGCTGCCTCCTTGCCCTCTCCCTTGATAGATATAGACAGACGAGTGAAGTGAGTGAGCAGTGCGTGAGTGGGGATGGATCAGCCGGTGCCCTCCATCTGCGGCCTCCACCCGGGCATCGCCGTCACCGGCTTCTGCTCCGCCTGCCTCCGCGAGCGGCTCGCCGGCCTCCACCCCAGCGACCCCGCCGACTCGGCGGAGCTCCGCCGCTGCAAGTCCTTCTCCtacgcccgctccgccgccgcctacTTCGAGCCGCAGCGCCGCTCCTGCGACGCCCGCGGCGCCGCCGCCCTCTTCCACCAAGAGACAACCTACCTCCCGGGGGAGGAGGAACATCTTCCGCCAACAGCGGCGGGCAGGCCGATGAAAGACCACATCCACCAAGAGTCCTCCTCCAAGAAGACCGCCGGCACATTCGGGGGGTTGGGCAAGAAATGGCAGGAATGGCGCCGcaagagcaagctcaagaagcAGGAGCAGGGGCCCATCGCCAGCAGGGCCGCCATGCCGCACGAGAATCTCCGCCACCGCAGCTTCCGCGACACGCGCTCCGAGGTCGCCGTCGACGCGCTCGGCCGGCGCTCCATCGATGTGGACACCCTTCTCTCGATGGACGCCGGCCGCATCTCGGTGGATGAGCCCCGAGCTTCTTGTGACGGCTACCACGGCGTACGGTTGCGCATTCCCCCGATGCTGTCCCTGGTCGAGGATGCGCCCGTCCCACGCTCTGATGGCCAAATCCCCGTGGAGGAAGACGAGGACACTGAGCCCGGCGGCTGCGCCCAGACAAGGGACTACTACTTGGACTCCTCCAGCTCCAGCAGGAGGCGCCGGAGCGTGGACCGCTCCTCCTTCTCCAGCCGCAAGTCATTCTCTGATGCCAGTGACCTGCCCAGGATGATGGCCGGTGCCACTGCCAATGCCAATGCCCGGGTTTCACCGGCCATTGGTGCCGAGTTCTATCAGTACCACCACGCTCAGAGTCAGAGTGTTCTTGACCATCATCAGCAGTGGGAGCAGGGACCGAATTCTTATTCTCTCCGGGATGATGATATGTCAGGGAGCATTGATCCCGCGGCATTCCGGGATGGCATCCCTCTGCCGGCCAAGAAGTCTAAGAAGTGGATCAAGGGGTGGAACATCTTTGGTCTCATACATAAGAAGAGCAGCACCAAGGAATCTGAAGCTGCCAGTTTGGCCAACAGATCATTCTCGGAGAAGTGGCCCGAGCTCCGCGCAAGGGGATACAATGGGCAGATGCTCAGGTGCAACAGCAGCGTAAGCGCGAGGAGCTCCTTCGGTAATAGTGGTGCAGCAATGGGCGGCATGAGCGGGAGGAGGAGCAATGTGGAAATGCATGTTAATGGCTTAGGGAGGATGAGAAAGGATGAGGTTTTACTCGAGAGGAATTTCAGTGCAAGGTACACGCCTTGCACGGTCGATAATGGCGCGATCCCTTATCCAATCGGAGGTGCCCAATTCAGCCGGCGAAATCAGAATGGGATGCCCGGGAAAGGAAGGCCTGCTCGTTCATCCAATTCTTTGCCTCGTAGCTCGCTCGGGATGTACTGATCTAGCAGTGATGAAGGCAGGTTTATGTTCTTCTCCACCATCTTATGTGCCTTGGCTACAATGTGCATATCTATGGTAGCTAGCATCATCAGAATCAACTTTTTATAGGCTCAGATCAGAAGAAAGGTCGTCAAGTGAAGTGGTGATGGTGTTGGATTATATACCTTACTTAGTTTTATTTCCTACTGGGCTTGGGAGTGGAGTATAGCATTTAACTTTACACCCTTGTATAAGATATGCCATATGTATGTTTGCTTTTGTCAATTGAATTCAAGTTAGCATTCTGGCAATAGCAATAACATGATGTAAGGGCTATGGAATCGAATGCCGGTAAGCTGGTCGGTGTTGCAAGATgttttggatcttgtttgatattGACAGCAAGAAAATTGCAGGGTCGTTGTCACAGCATAGCAGCATGCCAGGTTTTCTTCCTCTTTTGTTCATTGTGTTGTGTGCCGTTTCTTCCACCAGAAATCCTAAATCTATGGGTATCTTTTGCTGCTCACTTGAATTCTAATCCGTCTTCACGTTCTTCATTTCTTAAGCCGTGCTTATGTTTTTGAAAGGCTACAGAGGTTGCTATTTTCAGGTTATTGTAAAAATCATATTACTCTGCTGGGTAAATCAGATCATCGTTATGTCATCTAAGGATGTCCTATCGCATTTCCTTTCTTATGTTTCAGAATGAAGCAATATGTAAATAGCAGCTTGATGCCTTGATTAAGAAAAGAAGCCCCAAAGCCGAATACCCAGCATCTAAATTCTGCTCAGCCGTAAGGGGATTATCATAACCCCAGGCACCATACCGAATCTAAGTTGAATGGATTGTGGTCCTTATTCCACTGGGGTGTCTATTTGCAGTTGGAGGGGAGCTGTATCTGTTTCAAATTCATAACGAAGGTAAATATACAAGATCACTTAACCAGAAGCAGCCTTAACTACTCAGAAAGTTAATTTGATTCCAGGCCATGGCATACGAAACAAGGTTCGGTATGTCTGCGCAGCAACcttaagagcattactagtagaaccctcaaatCCTCAAACGCTCACTAGCGTTTTAAGGGTCCAAAAATGATCTTTTTTGCACTTTTacgggttgaaaaacaggggcaaagattagaaccctcaaacccaacccttataacAGAATATTCCCCATGAACGACGTTGTCTTTGCGCGCGGGAGGTCGACGGGGCGGCCGCCGGCGATGGGGGCGACTAGCAGCGGCGGTCGCGGGCGTGGACGCGGGAGTTGGGAGGATTTTTCCTCCCGCGCGAGTATAACCGCCAAATGAGGGCTGGGGTAGGTTTTGTTCCCCAACCCTTACTTTTGAGGATTGGGAGagggtttgagggttggaccttTAATTTTTTTTGAGGGTTTGAGTGTTAAGGGGTTCTAGTCTACGGCTTTTTTTCGACGAAAACAGTAAAAAAGCAGTTATTTTTAGGGATTTGAGGGTTTAAAGGCTCTACTAATAATGCTCTAAGAACATCAATATCCTAAAGCTTTTACACTAACAACACAATGGCAAGAATCCCACAGGAACAAATTAAGTACCCCCACCATGAAAACGAAATTACGTTTCTGTTCTAACTATTTATTGCTACTTTATCTGTAATGTATAGGCACGAGTTTCCAGAGCCGCAGAGCTCAATGATCTAACACTGACAAATAATACAGCAACTGTAAAAGAAAGAAACGCACAACACAGCAGCATCTGCAGGTCAGCACTCATCAGTGAAGCAAATGGGTCCACAGTCTGCTCTTCTCCGGGCAGGCCCTTGCCAGCACCTCCTTCAGGCTTCCCGTCGACTGCAATATCTCTTCCACCTTCCCTTTCACCGCTGCATCTTGCTACATTCAGCAAAAACATATCACACCACTAGTTAGCTTTTCTTCTTCAGCCAAACGCCACACCATAATTAACATATGCATCGCAATTCAACTTGGGTTTGTGAAAGAAGAGGTTGCCTTAGATATCCACAGAATGTAGAGCGCTGCAAGCTCCGCCTGGACGCACATTTCGCCAAACTCATCGCTGGGAGCACTCAGGCAGTCTGACAGGAGGTGTATCTCTTGGGATAGGAAGAGTTCTGCAAGGGATTCGTTTGACGGGCTGGTTTCCTCACAGCTGAGCAAGTGTTGTACCCACCACTGTGAGAGGAACCGACGATGGTTCCACAACGACTGCATCAATAGTTCAATACAGATCATCTTCACAAATCAGTCACACCCCTGGCAATAATATCATCTTTGATTCACCGCAGGTACAAACCTCTCTCCCTTGGTATCGTCTGATGAGCGTCTCATTCCACCTCAGTTCCTCCTGTTTGGTCATATACAATCAAGTCTCTCTAGCAGCATGGCCTAGGCAAACCAATCTTCTAACATAAAAATGAGATGGACATGGGCTTGTTTTCGCCTTCGTAACTGGTGTATATATAACTAAATGCACACAACAATGTAAGTGCTTAGCATTTGATAAATTCACCATACCTTCCACATTAGATAAGCTTCTGACTGGCAAATAAGGGAATCTTCTCTGTTCGCTGCACCATCTAGTAATGCAAACAGCAGGGACTACAAAAAAGAAATAATACGGCATGTTTGCATTAACCCTTGAATATGCATATGTTGTCCTAAAGAATAGTTAGAAAACAGGGTATGAGTGCCTATACAGAATATTGGAATGTGAGAACAAATCCAAATCCTAAAATAATGCACATTTTGGTGTAATTGAAAAGCTTTGCAGAGTGATGCACAAACAAGCGGTTGATATGACATAACATCAAGTAAGATATAAATTAGCTTTGAAATAGTAATACCAACAGGCAACAGTTCAAGCTACAGAAATAAGGAAGGGCCTAACCCTGCGGGGACTATAACAAAGAAAAGATACGGTATGATTGCATTAATCCACATTGAATATGCATATGCTGTCCTAAAGAACAGTTAGAAAACAGGGTATGAGACTATGAGTGCCAATACAGAATGTTGGAGTATGAGAACAAATCCAAATCCTAAATAATGCACAATTTGGTGTAATTGAAAAGCTTTGCAGAGTGATGCACAAACAAGCGGTTGATACGATATAACATTGAGTAAGATATAAATTAGCTTT from Triticum aestivum cultivar Chinese Spring chromosome 4A, IWGSC CS RefSeq v2.1, whole genome shotgun sequence harbors:
- the LOC123086303 gene encoding protein OCTOPUS; protein product: MDQPVPSICGLHPGIAVTGFCSACLRERLAGLHPSDPADSAELRRCKSFSYARSAAAYFEPQRRSCDARGAAALFHQETTYLPGEEEHLPPTAAGRPMKDHIHQESSSKKTAGTFGGLGKKWQEWRRKSKLKKQEQGPIASRAAMPHENLRHRSFRDTRSEVAVDALGRRSIDVDTLLSMDAGRISVDEPRASCDGYHGVRLRIPPMLSLVEDAPVPRSDGQIPVEEDEDTEPGGCAQTRDYYLDSSSSSRRRRSVDRSSFSSRKSFSDASDLPRMMAGATANANARVSPAIGAEFYQYHHAQSQSVLDHHQQWEQGPNSYSLRDDDMSGSIDPAAFRDGIPLPAKKSKKWIKGWNIFGLIHKKSSTKESEAASLANRSFSEKWPELRARGYNGQMLRCNSSVSARSSFGNSGAAMGGMSGRRSNVEMHVNGLGRMRKDEVLLERNFSARYTPCTVDNGAIPYPIGGAQFSRRNQNGMPGKGRPARSSNSLPRSSLGMY